ACGGGGGCTGCCGCAATAGTAGCAGTGTTCGCCATCCTGGCGTGGATAGGCTACACGCTAGCCACTACGCCTCCGCCGAAGCCCATCGAGGAGATAGAGAAGGAGATAGAGAAGGAGCTGAAGGAGGCAGAGAAGGCGGAGGCGAAGGGGGAGGCTGAGTCAAAGCCGACAGCCGCGCCTCCTAGTAGCTAGAGGACTAGTGCCCTGAGCTCCCTTGCGCTACAGGAGCCATGGGCTCAGCGGGGACGAGTAAGGCCTCTACCTTAAAATGA
This region of Candidatus Nezhaarchaeota archaeon genomic DNA includes:
- a CDS encoding transcriptional regulator, which produces MSKDQVVGALLVLVSLVVIVTYLWLVFFPGFPQGLLPPGVDIFVLKLTGAAAIVAVFAILAWIGYTLATTPPPKPIEEIEKEIEKELKEAEKAEAKGEAESKPTAAPPSS